The genomic DNA TCCCTGATGAAAGACCTGAACGATCTTTACTACTACGTGCAGGTGGTGGACCACGGCGGCTTCGCGCCGGCCGGTCGCGCGCTGGGCATGCCCAAGTCCAAGCTGAGCCGGCGCATCGCGCTGCTGGAGGAGCGCCTGGGGACGCGCCTGATCCAGCGGTCCACCCGGCGTTTTGCCGTCACCGAGACCGGCCAGACCTACTATGGCCATTGCAAGGCGATGCTGGTGGAGGCCGAGGCCGCCGACGAAGCCATTGCGCTGGCGCATGCCGAACCACGGGGCATCGTGCGCATGACCTGCCCGGTGGCGCTGCTCGATGCGCGCATCGCCGACATGGTGGCGGCTTTCATGGTGGCGCATCCGCGCGTGGAGATCCATCTGGAGGAAACCAATCGGCGCGTGGACGTGGTGGGCGAGGGGATCGACGTGGCCATCCGCGTGCGTCCACCGCCGATCGAGGACAGCGACCTTGTGATGCGCGTGCTTGCGGAGCGCGGGCAATGCCTGGTGGCGTGTCCGCGCCTGCTGTCCAATGGCATACCAAAAACACCCGCCGACCTGGCGGGCCTGCCGAGCATGGACCTGGGCCTGCCGCAGCACGAGCATGTGTGGAACCTTGTCGGCCCCGAGGATGCCCGGGCGGCCATTCGCCACCGGCCGCGCCTGATCACACGCGGGATGCTGGCGCTGCGGGCCGCCGCCATCGCAGGCGTGGGCGTGGTGCAGCTGCCCTCCATGATGGTGCGCGAGCAGATCGAGCACGGCCTGCTGGTCCACGTGATCCGCGGCTGGGCGCCGCGCCGCGAGATCATCCACGCGGTGTTCGCCTCGCGGCGCGGGCTGCTGCCGGCGGTGCGGGCGCTGGTGGATTTCCTGGCGGACCGGTTTCAGGCGCTGGACGAGGACTGAGCTGCCAGGGGCAGTGCTGGAAGGGCAAGCCGCCGCATTGCCGCGCAGCCGGTCACCGTCAACGGGATGAAGAACTCATGCACCGCGCGTTCGCGGTACGCCCATGGGC from Acidovorax sp. A79 includes the following:
- a CDS encoding LysR family transcriptional regulator; the encoded protein is MKDLNDLYYYVQVVDHGGFAPAGRALGMPKSKLSRRIALLEERLGTRLIQRSTRRFAVTETGQTYYGHCKAMLVEAEAADEAIALAHAEPRGIVRMTCPVALLDARIADMVAAFMVAHPRVEIHLEETNRRVDVVGEGIDVAIRVRPPPIEDSDLVMRVLAERGQCLVACPRLLSNGIPKTPADLAGLPSMDLGLPQHEHVWNLVGPEDARAAIRHRPRLITRGMLALRAAAIAGVGVVQLPSMMVREQIEHGLLVHVIRGWAPRREIIHAVFASRRGLLPAVRALVDFLADRFQALDED